A window of the Arachis duranensis cultivar V14167 chromosome 5, aradu.V14167.gnm2.J7QH, whole genome shotgun sequence genome harbors these coding sequences:
- the LOC107488953 gene encoding putative F-box protein At1g67623: protein MPQAQSSILFIIFDNPSTKFLQMAGSLEKDTKKVDVSVQHECPLNLLPREIWSIIATKVAPTSIEDLFNMQATCKVFLGAARSDAVYKHVMMSYKSLARFLLNLDGPERRFLDRCVEVGNVDAIVRHGFVEYLRFGRCDKGMELLARASTEGSVEAGYLSSMLLMFDHEDEEDMVRGVQMMVGFIISGQLESYTNFLTDVCKDNKVILNELFARI, encoded by the coding sequence ATGCCACAAGCTCAGTCGTCTATCCTCTTCATAATCTTCGATAATCCCTCGACGAAGTTCTTGCAAATGGCCGGAAGTCTCGAGAAGGACACTAAGAAAGTGGACGTATCCGTTCAGCACGAATGCCCGCTGAATCTCCTTCCTCGCGAAATTTGGTCGATTATTGCCACCAAGGTTGCACCGACTTCGATTGAGGATCTGTTCAACATGCAGGCGACGTGTAAGGTTTTCCTCGGTGCGGCGAGATCAGACGCTGTATACAAGCATGTGATGATGTCTTATAAATCGCTAGCGCGATTTTTACTTAACCTCGATGGGCCTGAAAGGAGATTCCTTGATCGCTGCGTGGAAGTGGGAAATGTGGATGCTATAGTTCGACATGGGTTCGTGGAATATCTCCGGTTTGGTCGCTGTGACAAAGGCATGGAACTGCTTGCTAGGGCCTCAACGGAGGGCAGCGTCGAAGCAGGTTACCTGTCTTCCATGTTGTTAATGTTTGATCACGAAGACGAGGAAGACATGGTTAGGGGTGTTCAAATGATGGTGGGTTTTATCATTTCTGGCCAGCTAGAGAGCTATACCAATTTCTTGACGGACGTTTGCAAAGATAACAAGGTTATCTTAAATGAATTGTTTGCACGCATCTGA
- the LOC107488952 gene encoding uncharacterized protein LOC107488952, producing the protein MKFGATSEKGKRKKKAGYGRTKGKGKVVTPLVCLLTLLPREIWERIAARVTLASIYDLFNMQATCKVFLDAAHSSAVYKVASMAEIPVVFSYDMEDRPEDVFLFKSARVGNPAAIFRIGMTEFFWMGREVGGCDTLLEAADAGDVQGRYMCAMLLLMPGVGDEADAGKGVETYADVLAAGKIELCRELFEQLFANPLIGVHPSDPGKPIVCRSSVCPRRGTMGAANDSSSVSCVQCLAEFEVLHFLSLFTFR; encoded by the coding sequence ATGAAATTTGGTGCAACTTCCGAGAAaggcaaaaggaaaaagaaggcCGGATATGGGAGAAcgaaagggaaagggaaagtGGTGACCCCACTCGTCTGTCTGCTGACTCTTCTGCCTCGCGAAATATGGGAGAGAATTGCAGCAAGGGTTACGTTGGCCTCGATCTATGATCTGTTTAACATGCAGGCGACCTGCAAGGTGTTTCTGGACGCAGCCCATTCATCTGCGGTGTACAAGGTGGCCTCCATGGCGGAGATACCCGTCGTGTTCAGTTATGACATGGAGGACCGTCCTGAGGATGTGTTCCTTTTTAAAAGCGCGCGCGTAGGAAATCCGGCCGCTATATTCCGTATAGGGATGACGGAATTCTTCTGGATGGGCCGAGAAGTTGGTGGGTGCGACACCCTGCTTGAGGCCGCCGATGCGGGTGACGTCCAAGGCCGCTACATGTGTGCGATGCTGCTACTAATGCCAGGTGTTGGGGACGAGGCGGACGCTGGCAAGGGGGTTGAAACGTATGCGGACGTACTGGCTGCTGGAAAAATTGAATTGTGCAGAGAACTCTTCGAGCAGTTGTTCGCAAATCCGCTGATTGGGGTCCACCCGTCGGATCCAGGGAAGCCCATAGTCTGCCGGTCAAGCGTCTGCCCGAGGCGCGGGACCATGGGTGCCGCCAACGATTCGTCGAGTGTGTCATGCGTCCAATGCCTTGCCGAGTTTGAGGTGTTACATTTCCTTAGTCTGTTTACTTTTAGATGA